From Drosophila virilis strain 15010-1051.87 chromosome X, Dvir_AGI_RSII-ME, whole genome shotgun sequence, the proteins below share one genomic window:
- the LOC6634422 gene encoding cytoplasmic dynein 1 intermediate chain isoform X6 produces MDRKAELERKKAKLAALREEKDRRRREKEIKDMEEAAGRIGTGTGIDKDQRKDLDEMLSSLGFAPVSEVLSSLSSANSLTSDNSNTQTPDVSLQANVNGQGSAGKKQPLNLSVYNVQATNIPPKETLVYTKQTQTTSTGGHERDGYMEDWWRPRKAHATDYYDEYNLNPGLEWEDEFTGDDEESSLPHLDHGFSSKLPPGYLTHGLPTVKDVAPAITPLEQKKEQEEKKEVKELSEEQKQMIILSEDFQRFVLRAGRVIERALSENVDIYTDYIGCGDNEEANDERSHARLSLNRVFYDERWSKNRCITSMDWSTHFPELVVASYHSNDESPNEPDGVVMVWNTKFKKQTPEDVFHCQSAVMSTCFAKFNPNLILGGTYSGQIVLWDNRVQKRTPIQRTPLSAAAHTHPVYCLQMVGTQNAHNVISISSDGKLCSWSLDMLSQPQDTLELQQRQSKAIAITCMAFPANEINSLVMGSEDGYVYSASRHGLRSGVNEVFERHLGPITGISTHYNQSSPDFGHLFLTSSIDWTIKLWSLKDTKPLYSFEDNSDYVMDVAWSPVHPALFAAVDGSGRLDLWNLNQDTEVPTASIVVDGAPALNRVSWTPSGLHVTIGDESGKLYVYDVAEHLALPSRDEWSRFNATLNELKMNQNDEV; encoded by the exons ATGGATCGCAAGGCTGAACTGGAGCGCAAGAAGGccaaattggcagcactgcGCGAGGAGAAGGATCGACGTCGCCGCGAAAAAGAGATTAAAGACATGGAAGAGGCAGCCGGACGCATTGGCACCGGCACCGGCATTGACAAGGATCAGCGCAA AGATTTGGATGAAATGCTGTCCTCGCTGGGCTTTGCGCCCGTCTCTGAGGTGCTCTCCTCGTTGTCTTCGGCCAATTCGCTGACATCCGATAATTCCAATACACAAACGCCAGATGTTAGCCTGCAGGCCAACGTCAACGGACAGGg CAGCGCCGGCAAGAAACAGCCACTGAATCTGAGCGTTTACAACGTGCAGGCCACAAACATTCCACCAAAGGAGACACTCGTCTATACGAAACAAACACAGACCACCAGCACCGGCGGACACGAGCGTGATG GATATATGGAGGACTGGTGGCGTCCACGTAAAG CTCATGCTACGGATTATTATG ATGAATACAATCTTAATCCGGGTTTAGAGTGGGAGGATGAATTCACAG GAGACGACGAAGAGAGCTCGCTGCCCCATCTGGATCATGGCTTTAGTTCCAAGCTGCCGCCTGGCTATCTCACCCACGGACTGCCGACAGTCAAGGATGTGGCCCCAGCCATAACACCGCTCGAACAGAAGAAGGAGCAGGAGGAGAAGAAGGAGG TCAAGGAACTGTCGGAGGAGCAAAAGCAAATGATCATATTATCGGAGGACTTTCAGAGATTCGTATTGCGTGCCGGACGCGTCATTGAGCGCGCCCTCTCCGAGAACGTGGACATCTATACGGATTACATTGGATGCGGCGACAACGAGGAGGCGAACGATGAGCGCTCCCACGCCCGCCTATCGCTGAATCGTGTCTTCTATGATGAGCGCTGGTCAAAGAATCGCTGCATCACCAGCATGGATTGGTCAACGCATTTTCCGGAACTGGTGGTCGCCTCCTATCACAGCAACGACGAGAGCCCCAATGAGCCGGACGGGGTCGTGATGGTCTGGAATAcaaaattcaagaagcaaacACCGGAGGATGTCTTCCACTGTCAGAGCGCCGTGATGTCCACATGCTTTGCCAAATTCAATCCCAATTTAATACTCGGCGGCACATACTCTGGCCAGATTGTGCTCTGGGATAATCGTGTCCAGAAACGCACGCCCATACAGCGTACACCCCTGAGCGCTGCGGCGCACACACATCCCGTCTATTGTCTGCAAATGGTGGGCACACAGAATGCCCATAATGTCATATCGATATCGTCGGACGGCAAGCTGTGCTCCTGGTCGCTGGACATGCTATCGCAGCCGCAGGATACGCtcgagctgcagcagcgccaatCGAAGGCGATCGCCATCACATGCATGGCCTTTCCGGCCAATGAGATCAACAGCCTGGTCATGGGCAGCGAGGATGGCTATGTCTATTCGGCATCGCGGCACGGCCTGCGTTCGGGCGTGAACGAGGTATTCGAACGGCATTTGGGTCCCATAACGGGCATCTCAACGCATTATAATCAATCGTCACCGGACTTTGGTCATCTGTTCCTAACCTCATCGATCGATTGGACAATTAAGCTGTGGTCCCTCAAG GACACCAAACCCTTGTATTCGTTTGAGGATAACTCCGACTATGTCATGGATGTCGCCTGGTCGCCCGTTCATCCCGCTCTATTTGCTGCTGTCGATGGTAGCGGTCGCCTTGATTTATGGAACCTCAATCAGGATACCGAAGTACCGACAGCATCAATCGTTGTCGATGGTGCGCCAGCGCTGAATCGCGTCTCCTGGACACCATCTGGCCTCCATGTGACCATCGGCGATGAGTCCGGCAAGCTCTATGTCTACGATGTCGCTGAGCATCTGGCGCTGCCGTCGCGCGATGAATGGTCCCGATTCAATGCTACCCTCAACGAGCTCAAGATGAATCAGAACGACGAGGTCTAA
- the LOC6634422 gene encoding cytoplasmic dynein 1 intermediate chain isoform X21, whose amino-acid sequence MDRKAELERKKAKLAALREEKDRRRREKEIKDMEEAAGRIGTGTGIDKDQRKDLDEMLSSLGFAPVSEVLSSLSSANSLTSDNSNTQTPDVSLQANVNGQGAGKKQPLNLSVYNVQATNIPPKETLVYTKQTQTTSTGGHERDAHATDYYVLAFDAQGDDEESSLPHLDHGFSSKLPPGYLTHGLPTVKDVAPAITPLEQKKEQEEKKEVKELSEEQKQMIILSEDFQRFVLRAGRVIERALSENVDIYTDYIGCGDNEEANDERSHARLSLNRVFYDERWSKNRCITSMDWSTHFPELVVASYHSNDESPNEPDGVVMVWNTKFKKQTPEDVFHCQSAVMSTCFAKFNPNLILGGTYSGQIVLWDNRVQKRTPIQRTPLSAAAHTHPVYCLQMVGTQNAHNVISISSDGKLCSWSLDMLSQPQDTLELQQRQSKAIAITCMAFPANEINSLVMGSEDGYVYSASRHGLRSGVNEVFERHLGPITGISTHYNQSSPDFGHLFLTSSIDWTIKLWSLKDTKPLYSFEDNSDYVMDVAWSPVHPALFAAVDGSGRLDLWNLNQDTEVPTASIVVDGAPALNRVSWTPSGLHVTIGDESGKLYVYDVAEHLALPSRDEWSRFNATLNELKMNQNDEV is encoded by the exons ATGGATCGCAAGGCTGAACTGGAGCGCAAGAAGGccaaattggcagcactgcGCGAGGAGAAGGATCGACGTCGCCGCGAAAAAGAGATTAAAGACATGGAAGAGGCAGCCGGACGCATTGGCACCGGCACCGGCATTGACAAGGATCAGCGCAA AGATTTGGATGAAATGCTGTCCTCGCTGGGCTTTGCGCCCGTCTCTGAGGTGCTCTCCTCGTTGTCTTCGGCCAATTCGCTGACATCCGATAATTCCAATACACAAACGCCAGATGTTAGCCTGCAGGCCAACGTCAACGGACAGGg CGCCGGCAAGAAACAGCCACTGAATCTGAGCGTTTACAACGTGCAGGCCACAAACATTCCACCAAAGGAGACACTCGTCTATACGAAACAAACACAGACCACCAGCACCGGCGGACACGAGCGTGATG CTCATGCTACGGATTATTATG TGCTTGCATTTGATGCCCAAGGAGACGACGAAGAGAGCTCGCTGCCCCATCTGGATCATGGCTTTAGTTCCAAGCTGCCGCCTGGCTATCTCACCCACGGACTGCCGACAGTCAAGGATGTGGCCCCAGCCATAACACCGCTCGAACAGAAGAAGGAGCAGGAGGAGAAGAAGGAGG TCAAGGAACTGTCGGAGGAGCAAAAGCAAATGATCATATTATCGGAGGACTTTCAGAGATTCGTATTGCGTGCCGGACGCGTCATTGAGCGCGCCCTCTCCGAGAACGTGGACATCTATACGGATTACATTGGATGCGGCGACAACGAGGAGGCGAACGATGAGCGCTCCCACGCCCGCCTATCGCTGAATCGTGTCTTCTATGATGAGCGCTGGTCAAAGAATCGCTGCATCACCAGCATGGATTGGTCAACGCATTTTCCGGAACTGGTGGTCGCCTCCTATCACAGCAACGACGAGAGCCCCAATGAGCCGGACGGGGTCGTGATGGTCTGGAATAcaaaattcaagaagcaaacACCGGAGGATGTCTTCCACTGTCAGAGCGCCGTGATGTCCACATGCTTTGCCAAATTCAATCCCAATTTAATACTCGGCGGCACATACTCTGGCCAGATTGTGCTCTGGGATAATCGTGTCCAGAAACGCACGCCCATACAGCGTACACCCCTGAGCGCTGCGGCGCACACACATCCCGTCTATTGTCTGCAAATGGTGGGCACACAGAATGCCCATAATGTCATATCGATATCGTCGGACGGCAAGCTGTGCTCCTGGTCGCTGGACATGCTATCGCAGCCGCAGGATACGCtcgagctgcagcagcgccaatCGAAGGCGATCGCCATCACATGCATGGCCTTTCCGGCCAATGAGATCAACAGCCTGGTCATGGGCAGCGAGGATGGCTATGTCTATTCGGCATCGCGGCACGGCCTGCGTTCGGGCGTGAACGAGGTATTCGAACGGCATTTGGGTCCCATAACGGGCATCTCAACGCATTATAATCAATCGTCACCGGACTTTGGTCATCTGTTCCTAACCTCATCGATCGATTGGACAATTAAGCTGTGGTCCCTCAAG GACACCAAACCCTTGTATTCGTTTGAGGATAACTCCGACTATGTCATGGATGTCGCCTGGTCGCCCGTTCATCCCGCTCTATTTGCTGCTGTCGATGGTAGCGGTCGCCTTGATTTATGGAACCTCAATCAGGATACCGAAGTACCGACAGCATCAATCGTTGTCGATGGTGCGCCAGCGCTGAATCGCGTCTCCTGGACACCATCTGGCCTCCATGTGACCATCGGCGATGAGTCCGGCAAGCTCTATGTCTACGATGTCGCTGAGCATCTGGCGCTGCCGTCGCGCGATGAATGGTCCCGATTCAATGCTACCCTCAACGAGCTCAAGATGAATCAGAACGACGAGGTCTAA
- the LOC6634422 gene encoding cytoplasmic dynein 1 intermediate chain isoform X4: MDRKAELERKKAKLAALREEKDRRRREKEIKDMEEAAGRIGTGTGIDKDQRKDLDEMLSSLGFAPVSEVLSSLSSANSLTSDNSNTQTPDVSLQANVNGQGAGKKQPLNLSVYNVQATNIPPKETLVYTKQTQTTSTGGHERDVLSCHSSPLSGYMEDWWRPRKAHATDYYDEYNLNPGLEWEDEFTDDEESSLPHLDHGFSSKLPPGYLTHGLPTVKDVAPAITPLEQKKEQEEKKEVKELSEEQKQMIILSEDFQRFVLRAGRVIERALSENVDIYTDYIGCGDNEEANDERSHARLSLNRVFYDERWSKNRCITSMDWSTHFPELVVASYHSNDESPNEPDGVVMVWNTKFKKQTPEDVFHCQSAVMSTCFAKFNPNLILGGTYSGQIVLWDNRVQKRTPIQRTPLSAAAHTHPVYCLQMVGTQNAHNVISISSDGKLCSWSLDMLSQPQDTLELQQRQSKAIAITCMAFPANEINSLVMGSEDGYVYSASRHGLRSGVNEVFERHLGPITGISTHYNQSSPDFGHLFLTSSIDWTIKLWSLKDTKPLYSFEDNSDYVMDVAWSPVHPALFAAVDGSGRLDLWNLNQDTEVPTASIVVDGAPALNRVSWTPSGLHVTIGDESGKLYVYDVAEHLALPSRDEWSRFNATLNELKMNQNDEV, encoded by the exons ATGGATCGCAAGGCTGAACTGGAGCGCAAGAAGGccaaattggcagcactgcGCGAGGAGAAGGATCGACGTCGCCGCGAAAAAGAGATTAAAGACATGGAAGAGGCAGCCGGACGCATTGGCACCGGCACCGGCATTGACAAGGATCAGCGCAA AGATTTGGATGAAATGCTGTCCTCGCTGGGCTTTGCGCCCGTCTCTGAGGTGCTCTCCTCGTTGTCTTCGGCCAATTCGCTGACATCCGATAATTCCAATACACAAACGCCAGATGTTAGCCTGCAGGCCAACGTCAACGGACAGGg CGCCGGCAAGAAACAGCCACTGAATCTGAGCGTTTACAACGTGCAGGCCACAAACATTCCACCAAAGGAGACACTCGTCTATACGAAACAAACACAGACCACCAGCACCGGCGGACACGAGCGTGATG tTCTTTCTTGCCACTCATCGCCTCTGTCAGGATATATGGAGGACTGGTGGCGTCCACGTAAAG CTCATGCTACGGATTATTATG ATGAATACAATCTTAATCCGGGTTTAGAGTGGGAGGATGAATTCACAG ACGACGAAGAGAGCTCGCTGCCCCATCTGGATCATGGCTTTAGTTCCAAGCTGCCGCCTGGCTATCTCACCCACGGACTGCCGACAGTCAAGGATGTGGCCCCAGCCATAACACCGCTCGAACAGAAGAAGGAGCAGGAGGAGAAGAAGGAGG TCAAGGAACTGTCGGAGGAGCAAAAGCAAATGATCATATTATCGGAGGACTTTCAGAGATTCGTATTGCGTGCCGGACGCGTCATTGAGCGCGCCCTCTCCGAGAACGTGGACATCTATACGGATTACATTGGATGCGGCGACAACGAGGAGGCGAACGATGAGCGCTCCCACGCCCGCCTATCGCTGAATCGTGTCTTCTATGATGAGCGCTGGTCAAAGAATCGCTGCATCACCAGCATGGATTGGTCAACGCATTTTCCGGAACTGGTGGTCGCCTCCTATCACAGCAACGACGAGAGCCCCAATGAGCCGGACGGGGTCGTGATGGTCTGGAATAcaaaattcaagaagcaaacACCGGAGGATGTCTTCCACTGTCAGAGCGCCGTGATGTCCACATGCTTTGCCAAATTCAATCCCAATTTAATACTCGGCGGCACATACTCTGGCCAGATTGTGCTCTGGGATAATCGTGTCCAGAAACGCACGCCCATACAGCGTACACCCCTGAGCGCTGCGGCGCACACACATCCCGTCTATTGTCTGCAAATGGTGGGCACACAGAATGCCCATAATGTCATATCGATATCGTCGGACGGCAAGCTGTGCTCCTGGTCGCTGGACATGCTATCGCAGCCGCAGGATACGCtcgagctgcagcagcgccaatCGAAGGCGATCGCCATCACATGCATGGCCTTTCCGGCCAATGAGATCAACAGCCTGGTCATGGGCAGCGAGGATGGCTATGTCTATTCGGCATCGCGGCACGGCCTGCGTTCGGGCGTGAACGAGGTATTCGAACGGCATTTGGGTCCCATAACGGGCATCTCAACGCATTATAATCAATCGTCACCGGACTTTGGTCATCTGTTCCTAACCTCATCGATCGATTGGACAATTAAGCTGTGGTCCCTCAAG GACACCAAACCCTTGTATTCGTTTGAGGATAACTCCGACTATGTCATGGATGTCGCCTGGTCGCCCGTTCATCCCGCTCTATTTGCTGCTGTCGATGGTAGCGGTCGCCTTGATTTATGGAACCTCAATCAGGATACCGAAGTACCGACAGCATCAATCGTTGTCGATGGTGCGCCAGCGCTGAATCGCGTCTCCTGGACACCATCTGGCCTCCATGTGACCATCGGCGATGAGTCCGGCAAGCTCTATGTCTACGATGTCGCTGAGCATCTGGCGCTGCCGTCGCGCGATGAATGGTCCCGATTCAATGCTACCCTCAACGAGCTCAAGATGAATCAGAACGACGAGGTCTAA
- the LOC6634422 gene encoding cytoplasmic dynein 1 intermediate chain isoform X25: protein MDRKAELERKKAKLAALREEKDRRRREKEIKDMEEAAGRIGTGTGIDKDQRKDLDEMLSSLGFAPVSEVLSSLSSANSLTSDNSNTQTPDVSLQANVNGQGAGKKQPLNLSVYNVQATNIPPKETLVYTKQTQTTSTGGHERDAHATDYYGDDEESSLPHLDHGFSSKLPPGYLTHGLPTVKDVAPAITPLEQKKEQEEKKEVKELSEEQKQMIILSEDFQRFVLRAGRVIERALSENVDIYTDYIGCGDNEEANDERSHARLSLNRVFYDERWSKNRCITSMDWSTHFPELVVASYHSNDESPNEPDGVVMVWNTKFKKQTPEDVFHCQSAVMSTCFAKFNPNLILGGTYSGQIVLWDNRVQKRTPIQRTPLSAAAHTHPVYCLQMVGTQNAHNVISISSDGKLCSWSLDMLSQPQDTLELQQRQSKAIAITCMAFPANEINSLVMGSEDGYVYSASRHGLRSGVNEVFERHLGPITGISTHYNQSSPDFGHLFLTSSIDWTIKLWSLKDTKPLYSFEDNSDYVMDVAWSPVHPALFAAVDGSGRLDLWNLNQDTEVPTASIVVDGAPALNRVSWTPSGLHVTIGDESGKLYVYDVAEHLALPSRDEWSRFNATLNELKMNQNDEV, encoded by the exons ATGGATCGCAAGGCTGAACTGGAGCGCAAGAAGGccaaattggcagcactgcGCGAGGAGAAGGATCGACGTCGCCGCGAAAAAGAGATTAAAGACATGGAAGAGGCAGCCGGACGCATTGGCACCGGCACCGGCATTGACAAGGATCAGCGCAA AGATTTGGATGAAATGCTGTCCTCGCTGGGCTTTGCGCCCGTCTCTGAGGTGCTCTCCTCGTTGTCTTCGGCCAATTCGCTGACATCCGATAATTCCAATACACAAACGCCAGATGTTAGCCTGCAGGCCAACGTCAACGGACAGGg CGCCGGCAAGAAACAGCCACTGAATCTGAGCGTTTACAACGTGCAGGCCACAAACATTCCACCAAAGGAGACACTCGTCTATACGAAACAAACACAGACCACCAGCACCGGCGGACACGAGCGTGATG CTCATGCTACGGATTATTATG GAGACGACGAAGAGAGCTCGCTGCCCCATCTGGATCATGGCTTTAGTTCCAAGCTGCCGCCTGGCTATCTCACCCACGGACTGCCGACAGTCAAGGATGTGGCCCCAGCCATAACACCGCTCGAACAGAAGAAGGAGCAGGAGGAGAAGAAGGAGG TCAAGGAACTGTCGGAGGAGCAAAAGCAAATGATCATATTATCGGAGGACTTTCAGAGATTCGTATTGCGTGCCGGACGCGTCATTGAGCGCGCCCTCTCCGAGAACGTGGACATCTATACGGATTACATTGGATGCGGCGACAACGAGGAGGCGAACGATGAGCGCTCCCACGCCCGCCTATCGCTGAATCGTGTCTTCTATGATGAGCGCTGGTCAAAGAATCGCTGCATCACCAGCATGGATTGGTCAACGCATTTTCCGGAACTGGTGGTCGCCTCCTATCACAGCAACGACGAGAGCCCCAATGAGCCGGACGGGGTCGTGATGGTCTGGAATAcaaaattcaagaagcaaacACCGGAGGATGTCTTCCACTGTCAGAGCGCCGTGATGTCCACATGCTTTGCCAAATTCAATCCCAATTTAATACTCGGCGGCACATACTCTGGCCAGATTGTGCTCTGGGATAATCGTGTCCAGAAACGCACGCCCATACAGCGTACACCCCTGAGCGCTGCGGCGCACACACATCCCGTCTATTGTCTGCAAATGGTGGGCACACAGAATGCCCATAATGTCATATCGATATCGTCGGACGGCAAGCTGTGCTCCTGGTCGCTGGACATGCTATCGCAGCCGCAGGATACGCtcgagctgcagcagcgccaatCGAAGGCGATCGCCATCACATGCATGGCCTTTCCGGCCAATGAGATCAACAGCCTGGTCATGGGCAGCGAGGATGGCTATGTCTATTCGGCATCGCGGCACGGCCTGCGTTCGGGCGTGAACGAGGTATTCGAACGGCATTTGGGTCCCATAACGGGCATCTCAACGCATTATAATCAATCGTCACCGGACTTTGGTCATCTGTTCCTAACCTCATCGATCGATTGGACAATTAAGCTGTGGTCCCTCAAG GACACCAAACCCTTGTATTCGTTTGAGGATAACTCCGACTATGTCATGGATGTCGCCTGGTCGCCCGTTCATCCCGCTCTATTTGCTGCTGTCGATGGTAGCGGTCGCCTTGATTTATGGAACCTCAATCAGGATACCGAAGTACCGACAGCATCAATCGTTGTCGATGGTGCGCCAGCGCTGAATCGCGTCTCCTGGACACCATCTGGCCTCCATGTGACCATCGGCGATGAGTCCGGCAAGCTCTATGTCTACGATGTCGCTGAGCATCTGGCGCTGCCGTCGCGCGATGAATGGTCCCGATTCAATGCTACCCTCAACGAGCTCAAGATGAATCAGAACGACGAGGTCTAA
- the LOC6634422 gene encoding cytoplasmic dynein 1 intermediate chain isoform X18 has protein sequence MDRKAELERKKAKLAALREEKDRRRREKEIKDMEEAAGRIGTGTGIDKDQRKDLDEMLSSLGFAPVSEVLSSLSSANSLTSDNSNTQTPDVSLQANVNGQGAGKKQPLNLSVYNVQATNIPPKETLVYTKQTQTTSTGGHERDDEYNLNPGLEWEDEFTGDDEESSLPHLDHGFSSKLPPGYLTHGLPTVKDVAPAITPLEQKKEQEEKKEVKELSEEQKQMIILSEDFQRFVLRAGRVIERALSENVDIYTDYIGCGDNEEANDERSHARLSLNRVFYDERWSKNRCITSMDWSTHFPELVVASYHSNDESPNEPDGVVMVWNTKFKKQTPEDVFHCQSAVMSTCFAKFNPNLILGGTYSGQIVLWDNRVQKRTPIQRTPLSAAAHTHPVYCLQMVGTQNAHNVISISSDGKLCSWSLDMLSQPQDTLELQQRQSKAIAITCMAFPANEINSLVMGSEDGYVYSASRHGLRSGVNEVFERHLGPITGISTHYNQSSPDFGHLFLTSSIDWTIKLWSLKDTKPLYSFEDNSDYVMDVAWSPVHPALFAAVDGSGRLDLWNLNQDTEVPTASIVVDGAPALNRVSWTPSGLHVTIGDESGKLYVYDVAEHLALPSRDEWSRFNATLNELKMNQNDEV, from the exons ATGGATCGCAAGGCTGAACTGGAGCGCAAGAAGGccaaattggcagcactgcGCGAGGAGAAGGATCGACGTCGCCGCGAAAAAGAGATTAAAGACATGGAAGAGGCAGCCGGACGCATTGGCACCGGCACCGGCATTGACAAGGATCAGCGCAA AGATTTGGATGAAATGCTGTCCTCGCTGGGCTTTGCGCCCGTCTCTGAGGTGCTCTCCTCGTTGTCTTCGGCCAATTCGCTGACATCCGATAATTCCAATACACAAACGCCAGATGTTAGCCTGCAGGCCAACGTCAACGGACAGGg CGCCGGCAAGAAACAGCCACTGAATCTGAGCGTTTACAACGTGCAGGCCACAAACATTCCACCAAAGGAGACACTCGTCTATACGAAACAAACACAGACCACCAGCACCGGCGGACACGAGCGTGATG ATGAATACAATCTTAATCCGGGTTTAGAGTGGGAGGATGAATTCACAG GAGACGACGAAGAGAGCTCGCTGCCCCATCTGGATCATGGCTTTAGTTCCAAGCTGCCGCCTGGCTATCTCACCCACGGACTGCCGACAGTCAAGGATGTGGCCCCAGCCATAACACCGCTCGAACAGAAGAAGGAGCAGGAGGAGAAGAAGGAGG TCAAGGAACTGTCGGAGGAGCAAAAGCAAATGATCATATTATCGGAGGACTTTCAGAGATTCGTATTGCGTGCCGGACGCGTCATTGAGCGCGCCCTCTCCGAGAACGTGGACATCTATACGGATTACATTGGATGCGGCGACAACGAGGAGGCGAACGATGAGCGCTCCCACGCCCGCCTATCGCTGAATCGTGTCTTCTATGATGAGCGCTGGTCAAAGAATCGCTGCATCACCAGCATGGATTGGTCAACGCATTTTCCGGAACTGGTGGTCGCCTCCTATCACAGCAACGACGAGAGCCCCAATGAGCCGGACGGGGTCGTGATGGTCTGGAATAcaaaattcaagaagcaaacACCGGAGGATGTCTTCCACTGTCAGAGCGCCGTGATGTCCACATGCTTTGCCAAATTCAATCCCAATTTAATACTCGGCGGCACATACTCTGGCCAGATTGTGCTCTGGGATAATCGTGTCCAGAAACGCACGCCCATACAGCGTACACCCCTGAGCGCTGCGGCGCACACACATCCCGTCTATTGTCTGCAAATGGTGGGCACACAGAATGCCCATAATGTCATATCGATATCGTCGGACGGCAAGCTGTGCTCCTGGTCGCTGGACATGCTATCGCAGCCGCAGGATACGCtcgagctgcagcagcgccaatCGAAGGCGATCGCCATCACATGCATGGCCTTTCCGGCCAATGAGATCAACAGCCTGGTCATGGGCAGCGAGGATGGCTATGTCTATTCGGCATCGCGGCACGGCCTGCGTTCGGGCGTGAACGAGGTATTCGAACGGCATTTGGGTCCCATAACGGGCATCTCAACGCATTATAATCAATCGTCACCGGACTTTGGTCATCTGTTCCTAACCTCATCGATCGATTGGACAATTAAGCTGTGGTCCCTCAAG GACACCAAACCCTTGTATTCGTTTGAGGATAACTCCGACTATGTCATGGATGTCGCCTGGTCGCCCGTTCATCCCGCTCTATTTGCTGCTGTCGATGGTAGCGGTCGCCTTGATTTATGGAACCTCAATCAGGATACCGAAGTACCGACAGCATCAATCGTTGTCGATGGTGCGCCAGCGCTGAATCGCGTCTCCTGGACACCATCTGGCCTCCATGTGACCATCGGCGATGAGTCCGGCAAGCTCTATGTCTACGATGTCGCTGAGCATCTGGCGCTGCCGTCGCGCGATGAATGGTCCCGATTCAATGCTACCCTCAACGAGCTCAAGATGAATCAGAACGACGAGGTCTAA